Proteins encoded together in one Nostoc sp. PCC 7524 window:
- a CDS encoding cytochrome P450, with product MKSNQIPPGKFGLPILGESLEFIFDPKFIEKRYHHYGEIFKTHILGRPTVVMVGPKAVEFVLSSHMENFSWREGWPENFKILLGESLFLQDGEEHRKNRRLMMPALHGPALANYVSTMADITQTYLQKWENKQEFTWFEEFKQLTFDIASQLLLGTNPGEECIRLSQLFTTLTNGLFAINPLPLPFTKFNKAVAARNQILEHLTQVVRERQQQPTKDALSLLVQAQDEDGNSLSEKELIAQAVLLLFAGHETTTSMLTWLCVELARHPEVMQRARDEQLQFASQGELSLEQLGKMPYLEQILLEIERLHQPVGGGFRGVIKDFEFNDFHVPAGWQLLYSILTTHRLEEIYPEPERFDPERFSPQRQENKKYPFSLIGFGGGPRICIGIAFAKMEMKIVAAHLLRKYHWEILPNQSLDTVRIPTNRPKDGLRVRFQPL from the coding sequence ATGAAAAGTAATCAAATTCCTCCCGGAAAGTTTGGTTTACCGATATTAGGTGAATCCCTAGAATTTATTTTCGATCCGAAATTTATTGAAAAGCGATATCATCATTATGGAGAGATTTTTAAAACTCATATTTTGGGCAGACCAACTGTAGTAATGGTAGGGCCAAAGGCTGTAGAGTTTGTTCTATCCAGCCACATGGAAAATTTTTCTTGGCGTGAAGGATGGCCAGAAAATTTCAAAATATTGCTAGGTGAATCATTATTTTTACAAGATGGTGAAGAACACCGTAAAAATCGCCGCTTGATGATGCCAGCTTTGCATGGGCCAGCCTTAGCAAATTATGTATCTACAATGGCAGATATCACACAAACATATTTGCAAAAATGGGAGAATAAACAAGAATTTACTTGGTTTGAAGAGTTTAAACAATTAACATTTGATATTGCTAGTCAATTATTATTGGGGACTAATCCTGGTGAGGAATGTATCCGTCTGAGCCAGTTATTTACCACACTAACTAATGGACTATTTGCCATTAACCCCTTGCCCTTACCATTTACCAAGTTTAACAAAGCTGTAGCAGCACGTAACCAAATTTTAGAGCATTTAACTCAAGTAGTCAGGGAACGTCAGCAACAACCCACAAAAGATGCTCTGAGTTTGTTAGTGCAAGCTCAAGATGAGGATGGTAACAGTTTAAGTGAGAAAGAATTAATTGCCCAAGCAGTTTTGTTACTGTTTGCTGGACATGAAACTACAACTTCTATGTTGACTTGGCTATGTGTAGAATTAGCCCGTCATCCAGAAGTCATGCAGCGTGCTAGAGATGAGCAATTACAGTTTGCTAGTCAAGGTGAATTAAGTTTAGAACAATTAGGGAAAATGCCCTATTTGGAACAAATTTTGTTAGAGATTGAGCGATTACATCAACCTGTTGGTGGCGGTTTTCGTGGAGTAATTAAAGACTTTGAATTTAATGATTTTCATGTACCTGCTGGTTGGCAACTCTTATATTCAATTTTGACAACTCACCGTCTAGAGGAAATTTACCCTGAACCAGAGCGTTTTGATCCAGAGCGTTTTAGTCCCCAGCGTCAAGAAAATAAAAAGTACCCCTTTAGTTTAATTGGTTTTGGTGGTGGGCCACGCATTTGTATTGGCATAGCCTTTGCCAAAATGGAAATGAAGATTGTAGCTGCCCATCTTTTACGCAAGTATCATTGGGAAATCTTGCCTAATCAAAGTTTAGATACAGTGCGGATTCCTACAAATCGTCCTAAAGATGGTTTACGGGTTCGATTTCAGCCGCTATAG
- a CDS encoding TenA family protein → MTLSNNLWTANQDLAQSCLQHPFVQGIGNGALAQKKFAYYVGQDAFFLESFARAYSIAAAKAPDWESFRTFHTLAGGVLEELRLHESYAAKWRVDLTTVEPGMATRRYTDFLLATAWSGDVGLTAAAMSPCMRLYAFLGEQLASHGIPNHQYGDWIRTYSSADFLPLTQQLENLVNNYAAANPSTHSTYRYAMSCELEFFQAAWMV, encoded by the coding sequence ATGACTCTATCTAATAACTTGTGGACAGCAAATCAAGATTTAGCCCAATCTTGCTTACAGCATCCTTTTGTGCAAGGCATTGGTAATGGTGCTTTGGCACAGAAGAAATTTGCCTACTATGTAGGACAAGATGCCTTTTTCTTAGAATCCTTTGCCCGTGCTTATAGTATTGCGGCAGCTAAAGCCCCTGATTGGGAAAGTTTTAGGACATTTCACACTTTAGCTGGGGGAGTTTTAGAGGAACTGCGACTGCATGAAAGCTATGCTGCTAAGTGGAGAGTTGATTTAACTACCGTAGAACCAGGAATGGCTACCCGTCGTTACACTGACTTTTTGTTAGCCACTGCTTGGAGTGGGGATGTAGGTTTAACTGCGGCGGCGATGTCTCCTTGTATGCGTCTGTATGCTTTTTTAGGAGAACAGTTAGCTAGTCATGGCATCCCCAATCATCAGTATGGTGACTGGATTCGTACTTACAGCAGCGCAGATTTCTTGCCACTTACACAACAATTAGAAAATCTTGTCAACAATTACGCTGCTGCCAATCCCTCAACTCACTCAACCTATCGCTATGCAATGTCATGCGAACTTGAATTTTTCCAAGCCGCATGGATGGTTTAG
- a CDS encoding pentapeptide repeat-containing protein, protein MKNLIFTTSVLLSILSLTGTAQAANPEHLRQLLSTKQCQNCDLTGAGLVMADLSRANLSGANLAGANLSRANLSGADLRGANLAGAGLFGVNLSEAKLGGANLASADLRNTYLANTEFTGAYLQGANFQGAVGIPLQIATAEQFYAWGVAEAQKGNQKQAIDYFNQAIAAQPEYAGAYLARGIARYQVFDRQGAVEDAQAAQKLFTTQQNTTGTQTAQAFIKELQTPYTEKVSAGKPSFFDFVGSLGSVLLQFLPF, encoded by the coding sequence ATGAAAAACTTAATTTTTACCACCTCCGTATTGCTATCCATTCTGAGTCTGACAGGTACTGCCCAAGCCGCAAATCCCGAACATCTAAGACAATTATTGTCAACAAAACAATGTCAAAATTGTGACTTAACGGGAGCAGGTTTAGTGATGGCAGACTTATCAAGAGCCAACTTAAGCGGTGCTAATCTCGCAGGCGCTAATCTGAGCCGTGCCAACTTAAGCGGTGCTGATTTGCGGGGGGCTAACTTGGCTGGTGCTGGTTTATTTGGCGTGAATCTGAGCGAAGCGAAACTGGGCGGTGCAAATCTCGCCAGTGCAGACTTGAGAAATACTTATCTAGCAAACACAGAATTTACCGGTGCTTATTTACAAGGCGCTAACTTCCAAGGTGCGGTAGGTATCCCATTGCAAATTGCTACCGCCGAACAATTTTATGCTTGGGGCGTAGCCGAAGCACAAAAAGGCAATCAAAAGCAAGCTATTGACTATTTTAATCAAGCGATCGCCGCTCAACCAGAATACGCAGGTGCATACTTGGCTCGTGGTATTGCCCGCTACCAAGTTTTTGACCGCCAAGGCGCAGTTGAAGATGCTCAAGCTGCACAGAAACTATTTACCACCCAGCAAAACACCACCGGAACACAAACAGCCCAAGCCTTTATCAAAGAACTCCAAACCCCCTACACTGAAAAAGTCAGTGCTGGTAAACCCAGTTTCTTTGACTTTGTAGGCAGTCTCGGATCAGTATTACTGCAATTTTTACCATTTTGA
- a CDS encoding general stress protein: protein MVVGIHRRAVGVFSNRRDAEQALHELKHSGFPMDRVSAIAQNVDRDDDLAGTPVQEEVGNKADEGAAAGVVSGGVLGGLGGLLVGLGTLAIPGIGPIMLAGATATTLATTLAGASIGAVAGGFLGALIGLGIPEERARVYEDRVRRGHYLVIIDGTDAEIAQAEAILHRRGIEEFAVFDATDVDREHQRQGVERLKQEDIIRTETPVKGNGHDPAVVIIDHRKERI from the coding sequence ATGGTTGTAGGTATACATAGACGTGCTGTAGGTGTGTTCTCTAATCGTCGGGATGCTGAACAGGCGCTACATGAATTGAAACATTCCGGCTTTCCTATGGATCGAGTCTCGGCGATCGCACAAAATGTAGATCGGGATGATGATCTTGCTGGCACTCCTGTACAGGAGGAAGTAGGTAATAAAGCTGATGAAGGTGCAGCAGCCGGAGTAGTTTCGGGTGGAGTTTTAGGTGGTTTAGGTGGCTTGTTAGTAGGACTTGGCACTCTAGCAATTCCTGGCATTGGCCCCATCATGCTAGCAGGAGCAACAGCAACAACTCTGGCCACTACCCTAGCTGGAGCAAGTATTGGTGCTGTTGCTGGTGGCTTTTTAGGCGCACTGATTGGTTTGGGTATCCCCGAAGAACGAGCCAGAGTATACGAAGATCGGGTGCGAAGAGGACACTATTTAGTAATTATCGATGGCACAGATGCAGAAATTGCTCAGGCAGAGGCAATTTTACATCGTCGCGGTATTGAAGAATTCGCCGTCTTTGATGCCACTGATGTAGATAGAGAACACCAGCGCCAAGGGGTAGAACGACTCAAACAGGAAGATATTATTCGCACGGAAACCCCAGTTAAAGGCAATGGGCATGATCCTGCGGTAGTGATTATTGATCACCGGAAAGAACGTATTTAA
- a CDS encoding CAAD domain-containing protein, with the protein METEQKQAESLNANLPQGTIALPKAENGNLPKLPPANDTNTQWQQVAKQVSDFLAQLPEYVGSFYQKYNRPIVTVLLILSVLVTLRVLLALLDAINDLPLLEPIFEVIGLSYSTWFIFRYLIKSSTRKELVTEINSLKSQFFG; encoded by the coding sequence ATGGAAACCGAACAAAAGCAAGCGGAATCCTTAAATGCCAATTTACCACAAGGTACAATAGCACTACCCAAGGCAGAAAATGGTAACTTACCCAAGCTACCACCAGCAAATGACACTAATACTCAATGGCAACAAGTTGCTAAACAAGTATCTGATTTCTTGGCGCAACTACCAGAATATGTAGGTAGTTTTTATCAGAAATATAACCGTCCCATTGTCACAGTTTTATTAATCCTATCAGTCCTAGTAACGCTGAGGGTATTACTGGCTTTATTAGATGCAATCAACGATCTCCCTTTATTAGAGCCAATTTTTGAAGTGATTGGACTTAGTTACTCAACTTGGTTTATTTTCCGTTATCTCATCAAATCTTCAACTCGCAAAGAATTAGTGACAGAAATTAACTCACTGAAAAGCCAATTCTTTGGTTAA
- a CDS encoding sigma-70 family RNA polymerase sigma factor: MQPRQSIIEMFSTFVQFDADRFSRWATESRLRRSIQSCLNHTPKETSEGFWTLYWYKFWQLPETKALAKQHLTAYLQEPCYWTSQKTAASLISTQYKLSDCFQVAIAQVDRVLKGFNPSHSSSLKGYASILFGSAIRETLRQRQEVDICTDWGLLRKISQKRLDESLQNAGLSAAETQAYIQAWNCFKTLYVPTKAANSRQLSPPDADTWEAIAKAYNSPSTPSANPQTLEKWLLNAAKAVRKYLYPNPDSLNISQGGDDSFEMLDNLPGTEQPSLIQEIIAQEEEQARNIQKREINQILVKAISQLDSQLQQILLLYYNQKLNQDAIAQQLDTKQYTVSRRLGKAKEILLRSLASWSQDTLHISLTPDILKGMGTLIEDWLQNYYNVSHP; this comes from the coding sequence ATGCAACCTCGGCAAAGCATTATTGAAATGTTTTCAACTTTTGTGCAGTTTGATGCCGATCGCTTCAGTCGGTGGGCGACGGAATCACGCTTGCGTCGCAGCATTCAAAGTTGTCTGAACCATACCCCCAAGGAAACTTCGGAAGGTTTTTGGACTTTGTATTGGTATAAGTTTTGGCAACTTCCCGAAACCAAAGCCTTAGCCAAGCAGCATCTCACCGCTTATTTGCAAGAACCTTGTTATTGGACATCCCAAAAAACAGCCGCTAGTTTGATTAGTACGCAGTACAAGCTCTCAGACTGCTTTCAAGTGGCGATCGCCCAAGTTGATCGAGTCCTCAAAGGGTTTAATCCCAGTCATAGCAGTAGCCTGAAAGGTTACGCCAGTATTCTTTTTGGTAGTGCTATCCGCGAAACCCTACGCCAACGCCAGGAAGTAGATATCTGCACTGATTGGGGTTTGTTACGCAAAATTAGCCAGAAGCGTTTGGATGAATCTTTGCAAAATGCTGGTTTATCCGCAGCCGAAACTCAGGCATACATCCAGGCATGGAATTGCTTCAAAACCCTGTATGTGCCAACCAAAGCGGCTAATTCGCGGCAATTGTCTCCCCCAGATGCTGACACCTGGGAGGCGATCGCTAAAGCTTACAACTCCCCAAGCACCCCATCAGCCAACCCCCAAACCTTAGAAAAGTGGCTATTGAATGCTGCTAAAGCTGTACGCAAGTATCTTTATCCCAACCCAGATTCTCTAAATATTTCTCAGGGTGGGGATGATTCATTTGAGATGTTAGATAATCTCCCTGGCACAGAACAGCCATCTTTAATTCAAGAAATCATTGCCCAGGAGGAAGAACAAGCCAGAAATATCCAAAAAAGAGAAATTAATCAAATATTAGTTAAGGCAATTTCTCAACTCGATTCTCAATTACAACAGATTTTACTTTTATACTACAACCAAAAGCTGAATCAGGATGCCATTGCTCAACAATTAGACACAAAGCAATACACTGTTTCTCGAAGACTGGGTAAAGCTAAGGAGATTTTATTGCGATCTTTAGCAAGCTGGAGTCAAGATACACTGCATATTTCCCTCACTCCAGACATACTCAAGGGTATGGGTACACTAATAGAAGACTGGCTACAGAATTACTACAATGTCTCCCACCCCTAA
- a CDS encoding DUF1822 family protein, which produces MTANPTVFTFADSTDLILEIPDHPQNQINLPSESFSHPSIGYQAYLNEICLSAVLPWLQEDFTRQAKVWPNTNSLASIWELVNGTAITLDVTKFILVPSETIDLSELRVPQEWVDLPNWVGDYYLAVQVDPDAGYVKVWGYCTHAQLKNQGQYDPGDRTYTLDASAITTDMSVLPVELQFCMQIATRSQLAALPTISQTQAQNLITRLGNPEVITPRLAIPFELWGGLVEHGGWRKSLYERRLGLPEQRSVVQWLQSGVSQGAEAIGWGKLNLQLSAAGAKSAEGVQPGVTLSRRLAIAGQTYELLITPQGETDTSYWRFELRNTSVGASIPGGFKLRLLTEDLQPFPNNEDVATTAVEQLYVEVALDAGEGIVWEIEPLPENYDQEILRF; this is translated from the coding sequence ATGACTGCTAACCCTACCGTCTTCACATTTGCTGACTCAACAGACTTGATTTTAGAAATCCCTGATCATCCCCAAAATCAAATCAATCTTCCTAGTGAGTCTTTTTCTCATCCTAGTATAGGGTATCAAGCTTATTTAAACGAAATTTGCTTGAGTGCAGTCTTGCCGTGGTTACAAGAAGATTTTACACGCCAAGCAAAGGTTTGGCCTAATACCAATTCTCTAGCCAGCATTTGGGAACTGGTAAATGGAACTGCCATCACCCTAGACGTAACCAAATTTATCCTAGTTCCCAGTGAGACTATTGATTTAAGTGAATTGCGTGTACCCCAAGAATGGGTAGATTTACCAAATTGGGTGGGAGATTATTATTTGGCGGTACAAGTAGATCCAGATGCAGGCTATGTTAAGGTTTGGGGTTACTGTACCCATGCACAATTAAAGAATCAAGGTCAATATGATCCAGGCGATCGCACTTATACTTTAGATGCGAGTGCTATCACGACTGACATGAGTGTGTTACCTGTGGAATTACAATTCTGTATGCAGATAGCCACACGTAGCCAGCTAGCAGCGTTACCCACCATATCCCAAACCCAAGCACAAAACTTAATTACCCGTTTAGGTAATCCCGAAGTCATCACCCCCAGGCTAGCCATCCCGTTTGAATTGTGGGGGGGACTGGTAGAACATGGTGGCTGGCGCAAAAGCCTCTATGAACGCCGCTTAGGCTTACCAGAACAGCGTTCAGTGGTGCAATGGCTACAAAGTGGTGTTTCCCAAGGGGCTGAGGCTATAGGTTGGGGTAAGTTGAATTTACAATTAAGTGCAGCTGGAGCTAAGAGTGCAGAAGGAGTGCAGCCAGGAGTAACATTATCCCGTAGATTAGCGATCGCTGGACAAACCTACGAACTTTTAATTACTCCCCAAGGCGAAACAGATACATCCTATTGGCGGTTTGAGTTACGGAATACCAGCGTAGGTGCATCGATTCCCGGCGGTTTTAAACTCCGACTCCTCACCGAAGACTTACAACCGTTCCCCAACAATGAAGACGTAGCCACAACAGCCGTAGAACAACTCTACGTTGAAGTTGCCCTAGATGCTGGTGAAGGTATAGTTTGGGAAATAGAACCACTACCGGAAAATTATGACCAAGAAATTTTACGATTCTAA
- a CDS encoding DUF4870 domain-containing protein, which produces MRETQNQQMRIWAMLCHLSALLAWILLFTLVYLGIPLFLPLNILVPLIIWQLRKVKYSWVDFQGKESLNFQISLTFYTVVVIIISLLLVLASCGIAVTTNGEINEVNTVLDSLIFIWVYFMAALLLLQLFLVTFAARKAYSGEHYRYPFTMRFLR; this is translated from the coding sequence ATGAGAGAAACACAAAACCAACAAATGCGTATCTGGGCTATGTTGTGTCATCTCTCAGCGTTATTAGCATGGATACTTTTATTTACCTTAGTCTACTTAGGTATTCCTTTATTCTTGCCCCTAAATATTTTAGTACCGTTAATCATTTGGCAGTTACGAAAAGTCAAATATTCCTGGGTTGATTTTCAAGGTAAAGAATCTCTGAATTTTCAGATTTCACTAACCTTTTATACTGTAGTTGTCATAATTATATCGTTATTATTAGTGCTAGCGAGTTGTGGTATTGCAGTCACTACTAACGGTGAAATTAATGAAGTCAACACAGTTTTAGACAGCCTGATATTTATTTGGGTGTATTTTATGGCTGCCTTATTATTATTACAATTATTTTTAGTAACTTTTGCCGCCAGGAAAGCATATAGTGGTGAACATTATCGCTATCCCTTTACAATGCGATTCTTAAGGTAA
- a CDS encoding Gfo/Idh/MocA family protein: MVSGLQTSQGNIGVAIVGTGFGQKVHIPAFNAHHRTEIVAVYHRDINKAKTIAAANNIPHACDNLTDVLALPAVQAVSISTPPFLHYEMAKQVLQAGKHLLLEKPVTLNVAEAQELYQLAQAKGVIATVDFEFRFVPAWQFFAELLTSGYVGNQRLIRIDWLGSSRADTSRPWNWYSSQEKGGGALGSLGSHAFDYIYWLFGAVKRLNAHLTTAIPARLEPASGELKPVETDDTCLLSLELANGTPCQVAISAVVHACRTHWLEVYGDRGTLVLGSDNQKDYIHGFKVWGSQATQPLQEIEIPQRFLFPQHYPDGRICAFLRVVNQWVQGIDTQTPTVPSLREGVYSQLLMDLSHHSHTTSTWVDVPNLEI, from the coding sequence ATGGTTTCAGGCTTACAAACAAGTCAGGGTAACATTGGTGTAGCAATTGTTGGTACTGGATTCGGTCAAAAAGTTCACATACCTGCATTCAATGCCCACCATCGTACAGAAATAGTTGCTGTTTATCATCGCGATATTAATAAAGCTAAAACCATTGCCGCAGCTAATAATATTCCCCATGCTTGTGACAATCTTACTGATGTTCTAGCTTTACCAGCCGTGCAAGCAGTCAGCATCTCTACACCGCCTTTTCTCCACTACGAAATGGCAAAACAAGTTTTACAAGCAGGTAAACATTTATTACTAGAAAAACCCGTAACTTTAAATGTAGCTGAAGCGCAAGAATTGTATCAATTAGCCCAAGCAAAAGGGGTGATTGCTACTGTAGATTTTGAGTTTCGCTTTGTTCCAGCGTGGCAATTTTTTGCTGAATTATTAACATCAGGCTATGTCGGCAACCAACGCTTAATTAGAATTGATTGGTTAGGTTCTTCTCGTGCCGATACTTCCCGCCCTTGGAATTGGTATTCTTCCCAAGAGAAAGGCGGCGGTGCATTGGGTTCTTTGGGTTCTCACGCCTTTGATTATATTTACTGGCTGTTTGGGGCAGTTAAGAGATTAAATGCCCATTTGACTACTGCTATTCCGGCACGGCTTGAACCTGCTAGTGGGGAATTAAAGCCAGTAGAGACAGACGACACCTGTCTGTTGTCTTTGGAATTAGCCAATGGTACACCTTGCCAAGTTGCTATCAGTGCAGTGGTTCATGCTTGCCGTACACATTGGTTAGAAGTGTATGGCGATCGCGGTACTCTAGTTTTAGGCAGCGATAACCAAAAAGATTATATCCACGGATTTAAGGTTTGGGGTTCTCAAGCAACCCAACCCCTCCAAGAAATCGAAATTCCCCAAAGATTCCTATTTCCTCAACATTACCCTGATGGACGCATTTGTGCATTTCTCCGGGTAGTTAACCAATGGGTACAAGGAATTGATACCCAAACCCCAACAGTACCATCTCTGCGCGAAGGGGTTTATTCCCAGCTATTAATGGATTTATCTCATCACTCTCACACCACTTCAACCTGGGTAGATGTGCCAAATTTAGAAATATAG
- the ilvB gene encoding biosynthetic-type acetolactate synthase large subunit, which translates to MTVSLPSPTSPSQIEQHNQSASSTSSVVTPKRVTGGSALLDSLLRHGVEYIFGYPGGAILPIYDDLYKVEATGRIKHILVRHEQGAAHAADGYARATGKVGVCFGTSGPGATNLVTGIATAYMDSIPMVIVTGQVPRKMIGTDAFQETDIYGITLPIVKHSYVVRDPADMARIVAEAFHIASTGRPGPVLIDVPKDVAFEEFDYVPVEPGTVKLRGYRPTVKGNPKQINAAIQLIQDSRRPLLYVGGGAIASGAHTEIQELAELFNIPVTTTLMGIGAFDEHHPLSLGMLGMHGTAYANFAVTDCDLLICVGARFDDRVTGKLDEFASRAKVIHIDIDPAEVGKNRVPEVPIVGDVRKVLIDLLRRCKQIGAKSTPNQTTEWLNLINRWREEYPLVVPQHPDSISPQEVIVEVGRQAPHAFYTTDVGQHQMWSAQFLKNGPRRWISSAGLGTMGFGLPAAIGAKVAFPNDEVVCISGDASFQMCLQELGTAAQYGINVKTIIINNGWQGMVRQWQQAFHGERYSCSNMEVGMPDIEFLAKAYGIKGIIVTKREQLKDAIAEMLAHNGPVILDVHVTKDENCYPMVAPGKSNAQMIGLPKQPPKASVEPVYCSNCGTTNAHDHKFCSECGTKL; encoded by the coding sequence GTGACTGTGAGCTTGCCTTCCCCGACTAGTCCCTCACAAATAGAGCAACACAACCAGTCTGCTAGTTCTACATCATCAGTTGTCACCCCTAAACGGGTAACTGGTGGTTCTGCACTACTAGATAGCCTTCTGCGCCACGGTGTTGAGTATATCTTTGGCTATCCTGGTGGAGCAATCCTACCAATTTATGATGATCTATACAAAGTAGAAGCAACTGGGCGCATTAAGCACATTCTCGTGAGGCACGAACAAGGGGCAGCTCATGCTGCCGATGGTTATGCCCGCGCTACTGGCAAAGTGGGTGTCTGCTTTGGTACTTCTGGCCCCGGTGCAACTAACTTGGTGACAGGTATCGCTACGGCGTACATGGATTCGATTCCCATGGTGATTGTCACAGGACAAGTACCACGGAAAATGATCGGTACGGATGCGTTCCAAGAAACTGATATCTATGGCATTACTCTACCAATAGTCAAACACTCCTATGTAGTGCGTGATCCGGCTGACATGGCGCGGATTGTAGCTGAGGCTTTTCACATTGCTAGCACAGGCCGTCCAGGACCGGTGTTAATAGATGTGCCTAAAGACGTGGCTTTTGAAGAATTTGATTATGTACCTGTAGAACCAGGTACAGTCAAGTTACGGGGTTATCGTCCTACAGTGAAGGGCAATCCCAAACAAATCAATGCGGCGATTCAGTTAATTCAAGACAGCCGTCGTCCTCTACTATATGTTGGTGGGGGTGCGATCGCATCTGGCGCACACACAGAAATTCAAGAACTAGCAGAGCTATTTAATATCCCCGTCACAACTACCTTAATGGGTATCGGTGCTTTTGATGAACATCATCCCCTATCTTTGGGAATGTTGGGAATGCACGGCACCGCCTACGCCAACTTTGCGGTAACGGATTGTGATTTGCTGATTTGCGTGGGTGCCAGGTTTGATGACCGCGTAACAGGTAAATTAGATGAATTTGCCTCCCGTGCCAAAGTTATTCACATCGACATCGATCCCGCAGAAGTAGGTAAAAATCGCGTCCCAGAAGTACCCATAGTTGGTGATGTGCGGAAGGTGTTAATTGACTTGTTGCGTCGCTGCAAACAAATCGGTGCCAAAAGTACACCCAACCAAACCACAGAATGGCTCAACCTGATTAACCGTTGGCGTGAAGAGTATCCCTTAGTAGTACCCCAACATCCTGACAGCATCTCACCCCAAGAGGTAATTGTAGAAGTTGGCCGTCAAGCACCCCATGCTTTCTACACTACAGATGTAGGTCAACATCAAATGTGGTCAGCCCAATTCCTCAAGAATGGCCCTCGACGCTGGATTTCTAGCGCCGGTTTAGGAACAATGGGTTTTGGCTTGCCTGCGGCTATTGGTGCTAAAGTAGCATTCCCTAATGATGAAGTCGTCTGTATTAGTGGTGATGCTAGTTTCCAAATGTGTTTGCAAGAATTGGGAACTGCCGCACAATATGGCATTAATGTCAAGACAATAATTATCAATAACGGCTGGCAAGGGATGGTACGCCAGTGGCAACAAGCCTTCCACGGCGAACGCTACTCATGTTCAAATATGGAAGTGGGGATGCCAGATATTGAGTTTTTGGCAAAAGCCTATGGAATTAAGGGGATAATAGTGACTAAGCGTGAGCAATTAAAAGATGCGATCGCTGAAATGTTAGCCCACAATGGCCCTGTAATTTTGGATGTTCATGTCACCAAAGACGAGAACTGTTATCCAATGGTAGCCCCTGGTAAGAGCAATGCTCAAATGATTGGTTTACCCAAGCAACCACCGAAAGCCAGTGTAGAACCAGTTTATTGCAGCAATTGCGGTACAACCAATGCCCATGATCATAAATTCTGTTCTGAATGCGGGACTAAGTTGTAG